The following is a genomic window from Mycoplasma bradburyae.
TAGTTTTTCTTTTTTGTTATTAATAACATTATTCGAAATATTAGAAGTTTTTTTATTTTTCCCAATAGTACTATCTGATTTTTTAGATGAATTTAATAATGTTCTAACCTTTTCTTTTAATTTATCAATATAAATTTTAGGATTAGATATTTTCGAAACACGAAAAATAATTTTTCTATTCGAAGTATATTCACACTCGATATTTCGATTCTTGTATTTGAAAGAAAAAGCATCTTTAGAAGATTCATGTTCTGAATTTATTTGTGAAATAAATTCAAAATCTAATTTAGATAAGTTTTCTTTAAATCTTCGATAATCTTGTTCATTAACTTTTAAAGCATTGTCGCTTTTGTTAGAGTTAATAATAAACTCCTTTGAATTAACTTGTTATTTTAAAGATAACAACCTCAAATAAGGAAATAAATCAATCATTATGATTTAAATACCCAAGTTTATTTTAAATATAAAAAATATTAGTTTCTTTAAAAATAACCCTAATAAAATAATAGAAGAAAGTGTGCTGACCTCCCAAAAAAGTTTTGTGTTCTGAGATCGGCACACATTTATATAAGTTTTGATAATAAATGATTAATTTATATTATCTAAATCTTAAAACATTTCTTCAAATACTTAATACAATACTCTTAAATAAAGATCATTAAATTCATTAAATATAGTTAAACAATAAAAAAAGATATTTATTAATAAAATCTTGCTTATTAAGGATCATTATTAAACTATAAAAAACAACAATCACAAACACATTTCAAAACCCCATTATTTATCACTTACTTTTTTTATAATTAAATTAATGGTTGAACTAATTTTTAAGAACTCAAGATTTATAGGTATTTATTATCAAATTTCATCAAAAGATGAAATCAAAAAACATCTTGATAATCTAAGAAAAGAATATAAAAAAGCCCGCCATATTTGCTATGGTTATCTTTTTAAAGATAACGGTGTAGAATCAGGTGGCTACAATGATGATGGCGAACCTAAAAATACAGCCGGCAAACCTATTTATGACCTTTTAAGAACTAAAGAATTATATGGTTATGTCGTTTTTGTTGTTCGGTATTTTGGAGGAATAAAACTAGGAGCTGGAGGATTGATTAAAGCTTATCGAAAAACTGCTATCGCTACTGTTGATCTAATTTCTGCTTAATGTTTTTAGCTACTTCTAGTGGCACTACTTGACTTAGGTTTTCTAAAGAAGTCTTTTTTATATTATCAACACTCTTAAAATGTTCTAATAATTTATCCTTCCTTTTCTTACCTAATCCTTTGATATCATCTAATATTGAATCATAAAAAGACTTAGTTTTAGTTTTTCTAAAAAAACTAATTGCAAACTTATGTACTTCTTCTTGCAAGTTTGCTAAGAAGAAGTACAATTCTGATCGTTTATCTAAATCATACTCATTAAGATCATAATCTACTAATTTATCTGTTTGGTGTTTATTGTTTTTAGCTAATCCGATTACATTAACTTTATTATGTAGATCTAGATCATTAATAACTTTCTTAGCTGCTAATACTTGTAGTTTACCTCCATCTAGAATAATCAGATCAGCTAAATCTACTAAATTATTCTTAATACAACTATACAACCTACGATACAACACTTCATACATATAATGATAATCACCCTGATTATCATTATCTTTAATCTTATACTTACGGTATTTTTTCTTATTAAACTTCTTGTTTTCAAAAACTACCATAGCTGATACTTTGTCTGTATTAAATAGATTAGAGTTATCATAGACTTCAATAAGATTAAGCTTATCTAGTTTAAGTAGATCTTTCAATTGATCAAGAGCTTGATCAATTGATCTTTCTTTTTTAACTAAACTTTCATATTTTTGATCTAATAAACTGCTTACATTCTGTAATGCAAGATACATGATTTCATACATCTTACCAGATACTGGGTTGATTAGTTCTATAGCTAAACTATTTTCTAATAGTTTAGCGTTCTCTTGATTTAGTGAAACATATAATGTTTTAGGCTTGATATTATCCTTATAGTATTGTGTGATATATGAAGTTAATACCTCTTGTTCAGAAGCATAATAAAAATCGCATAAGCTGTTTTTAGATACCAACTTACCATCAACATAAGAGAATAAGACAATACTTATTACATTATCCTTAGTTTGATAAGCAAGCACATCAATCCGTTCTTTGTTATTGTACAGATTGATGATCTGCTTATCAAAGATGAGTTTAATAGCTTTTTGTAAATCTAGGTATTTTTTAGCTAGTTCAAAATCAAGTTTTTGACTAGCTAATTCTTCTTTTTGTTTTAGGTTATCTAATACTTGATCAGCTCCGTTATTAAAAAAATAATCAATCTTTTTTTTAACAACTTCATAATCTTCATCAGTTACTTCGTGAGTGCATGCTTTCATGCATAAATTTAAATCATAAAACTCACACTTTCTTTTTTTCTTATTAAAACAGTTTCTTAAGGGAAACAGTTTTAATAAAAGATTATATAGATCATAAGCTTTTAGTTCGCTTGAAGCAAATGGTCCATAGTATTTCCCTTTTTTAGGTTCAAAGTTTCTTGTATATAATAATCTTGGATATTTTTCTTTTGTTATTAAAATATAAGGATAACCATTGTTATCCTTTAATAGGATATTATATCTTGGTTTATGTTTTTTAATCAGGTTTGCTTCAAGTAATAATGCTTCATTTTCATTATTAACTTCAATGAAATCAACATCGTTGATATCATTGACTAGTTTAGAAGTTTTTAAATCTTTAGGACCGTTAAAGTATTGATGGATTCTTTTGTAGATATTCTTAGCTTTACCTACATAAATAATCTCATTAAGATTATTTCTTCATAGGTAGCACCCAGGTTTTTTAGGTGCGTTATCCATCTTTTGTTTAAGATTAAAATTCATTGTCTTATATAATTTTATTATTATGATTAATAAATTGACAGATCGACAAATTCTAATACTAAAAGCAATTATTAATGAGTATATCTCAACAGCTAGTGCTGTTGGATCTAAGATAATTTTAGAGAAATATTTTAATAACGAAGTATCTAGTGCGACGATTCGTAATGATATGTCGGTCTTAGAAAAAGAAAAATATATTGAAAAACCCCACACTTCAGCAGGAAGGGTGCCAACCATTAAAGGTTATAAGTATTATGAAAAACACTTAGCTGAAACCCAGATTTCAGATAACTTAAAACAAAAGTTAATGGCAATCTTAACTAAGCGTTATCATTCGATTGACGAAGTAATTGAACAATCCGTTGAATTTATTAATAATGTTACCAATCTCCCTTCTGTCATCACTAAATTCAAATCATATGATTTATTAAGAAAGATGGATCTAATCAAGATTAATGATACTACAGCATTAATCTTGATCGTATCTTCTTCTGGTGAGGTAATTAAAAAAACAATTAAATACGAAAGTTTAATTCAATATAACGATGTATCAACTTGCGTACAGATTTTTAATGATCGGTTGATTGATACTCCGTTTATTGAATTAAAAGATAAGTTAAGTGCGATTAAAGAAATTGTTCGTAAAAAAGTACATGAATACGAATTCGTAATGCAAAGAATTGTTAATTATATCTTTGATATTAATGAAAAGAGCACGATTAATATCAAAGGAACTAAAAAACTAGTTATTCATCCAGAGTTTCATGATCATAATAAACTAAGCGAGATTTTAAATTTACTTGAAAACACATCAATATGAGAACAGATCTCATTTATGCACCAAAAAACCGGTAAATCAGCCATTACTTTTGGTAATGAATTTGGTATTGATGGGGTATCAGTAGCATCTACAGTAATTGAAACTGATCAAAACAAACATCATATTGCAATTGTTGGTCCTAACCGTATGGAATACGGTAAGATCAAAGGATTGCTAAATATTTTAAAAGAACAAGTCGAAAAGATTGACCATAGTTCTTTGTCTTTAGAAGATAACAATAAAAAAGATTAATGAAATTATTAAAAACAATTAAAACTTATGATGATTTCTTAAAACTTAAGAAATCAAATCTATCTGAATTAGCTAACGAGATTAGAAACTACTTAATTGATTTAGGTAATAAAAAATCAATTCATTGATCTTCTAATCTAGGGATTGTAGAACTAAGTATTGCACTAGCTTATAGTTTTAATCTTAATGATCATAAGGTATTTTATGATACGAGCCACCAAGCTTATGTTCATAAGATGATAACTGGAAGATTCGATCAATTTGACTCAATCCGTCAAACTAACGGATTGAGTGGATTACAAGATATGAATGAATCAAAGTATGACTATTACGCAGGTGGTCATACTTCAAATTCTTTAAGTGTTGCTAGTGGATTAGTATTTAGTAATAATTTACTAAATAAAGATCAACTAATCATTCCCGTAATTGGGGATGGTAGTATAGCTAGTGGTTTAGCATTTGAAGCAATCAACAATATCAGTTATTATAATCACAAGATGATTATTGTGATTAATGATAACAATATGTCAATCTCACAAAACTTTGGGGAATTTAACAAGTTATTAGCTAATCTACAAGATGACGATAAGAACTTCTTTAAGCAACTAAATTATGACTACATCAAAGTTGATGATGGTCATAATTTAGAAGACTTATTTAAAGCTTTTGAACAAGCTAAACAACTAGTTAAACATAAACCTGTAATAGTTCATGTAAAAACTATTAAAGGTAAAGGGTTAAAACAAGCAGAATTAGACCGTATTGGAACTTATCATAGTTCCAATACATCTAATAAGAAATATCAAGATCAAGCTGGGTATATAGCTGCTAGTTATCTTAAAGAAAAACTAGCTAAGAAAGATAAACTAGCATTAATTAATCCAGCTATGACTTATGCTACTGGGTTTATTGATCTAATAGATCAATATAAAAAGAATTATATCGATGTCGGAATATCAGAAGAACATGCTCTAAGTATGGCTTCTGGAATTAGTCTAAATAAACTACCAGTTTATTTACCAATTTATTCAACATTTTTACAACGTAGTTATGATCAATTAATCCATGATTTATCACGACTTAAATTAGGTGTGAACCTCTTAATTGATCGTTGTGGACTTAATGGTACAGAAGGAGCTTCACACCACGGAATCTTTGATATCGGAATGATCAAAAACACACCAAGATCAAAGATCTACGCAGCTAGTAATCCAATCGTATTAAAAAAACTAATTGATCAATTCGTTAATAATACTTCTGAAGTTGTAGCAATTCGCTACAACCGGTATTTCAATCCATTTGATAATTATCAAATCTATTATCAAGGATTTGATAATATCAACGAATGGGTTAAACTAAATTTAACTATGAT
Proteins encoded in this region:
- the hrcA gene encoding heat-inducible transcriptional repressor HrcA, giving the protein MINKLTDRQILILKAIINEYISTASAVGSKIILEKYFNNEVSSATIRNDMSVLEKEKYIEKPHTSAGRVPTIKGYKYYEKHLAETQISDNLKQKLMAILTKRYHSIDEVIEQSVEFINNVTNLPSVITKFKSYDLLRKMDLIKINDTTALILIVSSSGEVIKKTIKYESLIQYNDVSTCVQIFNDRLIDTPFIELKDKLSAIKEIVRKKVHEYEFVMQRIVNYIFDINEKSTINIKGTKKLVIHPEFHDHNKLSEILNLLENTSIWEQISFMHQKTGKSAITFGNEFGIDGVSVASTVIETDQNKHHIAIVGPNRMEYGKIKGLLNILKEQVEKIDHSSLSLEDNNKKD
- a CDS encoding 1-deoxy-D-xylulose-5-phosphate synthase; protein product: MKLLKTIKTYDDFLKLKKSNLSELANEIRNYLIDLGNKKSIHWSSNLGIVELSIALAYSFNLNDHKVFYDTSHQAYVHKMITGRFDQFDSIRQTNGLSGLQDMNESKYDYYAGGHTSNSLSVASGLVFSNNLLNKDQLIIPVIGDGSIASGLAFEAINNISYYNHKMIIVINDNNMSISQNFGEFNKLLANLQDDDKNFFKQLNYDYIKVDDGHNLEDLFKAFEQAKQLVKHKPVIVHVKTIKGKGLKQAELDRIGTYHSSNTSNKKYQDQAGYIAASYLKEKLAKKDKLALINPAMTYATGFIDLIDQYKKNYIDVGISEEHALSMASGISLNKLPVYLPIYSTFLQRSYDQLIHDLSRLKLGVNLLIDRCGLNGTEGASHHGIFDIGMIKNTPRSKIYAASNPIVLKKLIDQFVNNTSEVVAIRYNRYFNPFDNYQIYYQGFDNINEWVKLNLTMILNRTALISYNNNANTFKKLLDHHNINYVDCYDAILVHGDDLDKNIIKILEQYDDIYLYEDIYHNVGLANEFYRLIVNNNYQNKRLHIFNFKDIPQHGNNDDLLVKHNMGHRQVIDKIIQDINW
- a CDS encoding IMPACT family protein; its protein translation is MVELIFKNSRFIGIYYQISSKDEIKKHLDNLRKEYKKARHICYGYLFKDNGVESGGYNDDGEPKNTAGKPIYDLLRTKELYGYVVFVVRYFGGIKLGAGGLIKAYRKTAIATVDLISA
- the uvrC gene encoding excinuclease ABC subunit UvrC, with translation MNFNLKQKMDNAPKKPGCYLWRNNLNEIIYVGKAKNIYKRIHQYFNGPKDLKTSKLVNDINDVDFIEVNNENEALLLEANLIKKHKPRYNILLKDNNGYPYILITKEKYPRLLYTRNFEPKKGKYYGPFASSELKAYDLYNLLLKLFPLRNCFNKKKRKCEFYDLNLCMKACTHEVTDEDYEVVKKKIDYFFNNGADQVLDNLKQKEELASQKLDFELAKKYLDLQKAIKLIFDKQIINLYNNKERIDVLAYQTKDNVISIVLFSYVDGKLVSKNSLCDFYYASEQEVLTSYITQYYKDNIKPKTLYVSLNQENAKLLENSLAIELINPVSGKMYEIMYLALQNVSSLLDQKYESLVKKERSIDQALDQLKDLLKLDKLNLIEVYDNSNLFNTDKVSAMVVFENKKFNKKKYRKYKIKDNDNQGDYHYMYEVLYRRLYSCIKNNLVDLADLIILDGGKLQVLAAKKVINDLDLHNKVNVIGLAKNNKHQTDKLVDYDLNEYDLDKRSELYFFLANLQEEVHKFAISFFRKTKTKSFYDSILDDIKGLGKKRKDKLLEHFKSVDNIKKTSLENLSQVVPLEVAKNIKQKLDQQ